The Aedes albopictus strain Foshan chromosome 2, AalbF5, whole genome shotgun sequence region GGTATGCCAGTTGAGATGCAGAATTATACTCATCAAGGGGTAGTAGTAGAATGGCAACTAAATTGCCGGATCGAACTTAAACTTTTCTGAAGTAATTAAAATACTATTCTTACTATATGTGAAGAACTAActcaacccttcaggacgcgcgccattgtAATAAATACAGCACTACCAAAACATCTCGTTCATCTTATACAGTGCTAGCGCAGTGCAGTTTCAGGATCGAACAGGCGCGGTTCCCGAAAGGTTAATATTCACATATAGTGCTTCTATATTACTATATTTTATTCTTTGTTTAACATTGATACTTTTAACTGTAGGGATTCTACATTTTTTGAGGTAGTTGCACCAGGCATCAGGTCACAGCCAGATTCTGGACGTCAAGTACTCGTATATTCTTATTTGTGAACCTGTCCAACAGTCGTTTCCATCCGCAGTCAAAACTGctcctacaaaaaaaaacgtaTTATAAGTTTGTCTACCTTTGATTAACAGAACTATACTCACGATTTCTTTCCTTTTTTCTATTTTAACTATGATAATTTCTGAATTTATAAATAATATCATCCATCACAACGATTTCTTCAACACTTATGGTTTGACATTCGCGTATACGCGTATATTTCAATGCTAAGTAGATGGAAAAACATTAAAATGCATTTTTACACattaaagcccagtttcgtgttcaaaagaaatcgctcaagaatgttcttgaccgattcctgtcaGAAAAATTccacagtgactgccatttgaattgtcattccttagCACCTGCGTACtgagatcgaagaaaaacggtttcttgggcgattcaggcaaggaatttcccatgcatcaacccggataaaaactaaccatagggtatttggtgaaaaccattcctgtaccatacagtgtaccagctacaatatagtgtattgtaatggaatggttcgctaaaagctttgcacattggtagctactatacatttacatccgatctttatgtaacaatatattatactgtttttcttacgtttgaaccctTGGTTTGAACCATTCTCTAGTCTGAattcgctcgttgagccacaaccttcacccaaccaacgaattcgattcgttagttgggtgaagtgacagcaacacaaggggcgtgcgcattgtttttttatcatgtttaggttggaagtaaaaagtaaaattttgtaaatttttcaattattttcacaTTTAGAGCCAAACTGATACGTTATGAAAGATACATATATGACCAATACGAGAATTAATTATTTTCATccattttagtcggtgaagtgaaaatacagATGATTATGAAACCACCTAGTCCAAAGTGCAagtacaaaacgctttcaatgatcgacaaaataaagattgtcgatgttttgcatttgttttgaGGTAatcataaatattgtttttttttaatgaatgagaaattcttctcgattatcagtaatgtttaagaaaccaaaaaactCATTtggtcgcccctcggaattacacattggttgtcattttcagtttgacattgaattatgtcatccaggtgctttttagttggctgacagctcaactaacggagacccaactaaaaagtcaacCAACTATTAAACCCCCAACCCCCAACCATCGGGTCCCGACTGTATTCCGAAActatctttttccgtgcatttttatttatttattcagtttatgattttttccgtgctttgttttgttgatgttcgtgacatttttgttgcaaaggaaatgaaagagaaaaaagtgaataagttgaaacatctatttaaagtcaatgaaATGtttaaaccaggtgtcctaaggactgcatatccaagatatatggtgggctaggtcaacccggaaagacgcaggccagattaccgtaaatcagtggatgagttcaacactattttttctcttcttctctcatgtgaaattgccttgtacaacaaccgaattaaatgcgatttatctttgacatttttaacataaggacaggactggacactgaaacgacttctgatataagttcgtcttcgctttttaacctaacttatagttgaatcgaacttgacagttttctcatgagttgttatgtacatattacatagttcagtcaaactggagcctcaatattgcaataacggttaagcacgctgtaatgatagttccatcatgccgctcaaagtgttgccacaaataatgcttagtttgcaaaacccagttatctggctggtgggacatgggagcctaagcttcaactgttaatgcaatcagaggctactcagacttagacgagtttaggttatttagtttggctagaactgccattatcgaaggaacatgacgagataatataacattatatggtttatctaatgtaaaacaatacaacataacaaaagagaaccattccaaaaccatgattaaatttataaccagtagtgaaattacaattaaaaacaatatatttacggtacattttattgtttgaaaccatacgtgtaccatacaatgtacggtatattaaagcccacgtatcagtatttcgaacaattcatttacaataaaatatatggttttgtaaaaaaatatatatggagaaaaatatttttttatattgttacgatacttaacaacccgtatagtatattgtaaaaatcttatttacaattcactgtatgggtgtctgcaatacatcttattgtttttgtattttttatttttacagtggtgtttattgtaacaatatggttctaaatagtactgtaacaatacaacattcggtttttctactgtattttttattcgggaagataggccaaaaaattccttctgaactgcaaatagcCCTTAAATGCAAATCGAATGCACATTCAAAGAGTGATCTACCCCTTGACGTacatcgggcacagtgcgctggatagagggccaggtccgctgtccagcgcagtACGTCCGacgttaagcctggaacacatagcgtccgttccgtcgaggtttgcgttttttttacagttttcctatgggaaatgtgtcaaactactgtcacgcacacgcaaacgtatgcattgtgtggggcactttaggtttcacgtatggattttgagaaaattcgattgtcgggtgtggggaaacttcgggtttcaaccgcgacgacaatattgttgctcttaattagcttaatgatgcgcaacagaaaaaatataacgagtctggaataacaaagaggagaaacgtcaaaattggaacagccgatttgctgtcatccccatagttccaatcgagcaggagacctgtcaaaacgaccaggattcgccactttggtatactcgagacacttaaaaaaaaagattcaaatttacttcgcagctgcaacttcgcatgtgcttttagcgacgacttcgatttggtggtgcgacgataatatgtgGATAGATGTGTCGTCCCCTCAAGTGAAGTATCTTCAGTGTAACCGGACCTTAGCTTCCCCTTCGTTCAGTTTCTCAAATACTTCTGCCCTTTTTGCTCGGGTAGGCTGTTGTTTTGTGTACATTTATTTTCTTTTCCGCGGCGGGCTGTCATCAGTCTCAAAACAGTTTGCTCGGTCGCATATTTAATTTGGAATCGTAGTTTTTAGTAGTTCAAGGGTTCAAATTCTCGTAAAAGTGATCAAAATTATCCAGATTAGTAAACTAAGATGTCCTTCAATTTCGGAAACACAAGCGCAACCGGCCTAGGATCTACCAGCACTCCGGCAAAACGTAAGTAGGTGGGAATCTATCCACAGGAGGTTATGTTGATTGTTGTGGATTGCATGGACATTCGGTGGAGTTTGAATCTCCGATGGAGTGGATTTGCAAATCAATAAACATTTTATATTTCTAAAAAACCTTACAAAATAATTCAGCCGTTTCACAAAAACGTCACAAAATACaatatttaattaaattttaacgcAGAAGTGTCTGCCCCGGGTTCTCAGCGGCTTCGCACTCCTTGGAGTAGTTCCTCGAGTGGCTCCGCTGGGATCTTCGACTGCTCTGCCTCCGGGTCGTTTCAATGTCCTGTTGGTTCTCTATGCTTTGAAATCCCTTTCTGGAAGAAGATATAACTGAAATCTTGGGTATtttacaataacaaaaaaatcgttACCTTTTGTAGCACATGTAACCGAAAATTCCCAGCAGGATGAGCACAAACACGGACGTTATGGTAACCGTTATGTAGATGTAGAACATCTGGATTTTGTCGGAAAGCATGTCCGAGCCGGACGTCGATTTACTTCGCCACATATCTGTGTTGGAAGGGGACAATCAGATGAAATGGTTTTTCTAACTAGATCAGATTCCCCACATTCCTTACCGATAAAGTTTGATTCATCGTCACTTTCCAGAAGGGAATCGGGCAGGGCGGCCACCGTCGTGGTGCTTGCCGTGGTGGTCGTCGTAGTTGGTGGGTTCGTGTAGGAAAATGAAAATGCTGAACGTGTTGGTGGGCCAGGGAACACTATCTGGCCTTTGTCGCTGAGGAACCGGTGACCCGATTTGATGTACATGGCTGCGAGGAAAAGACGAAAATGAAAAGATTATTTAGTAGTTTGAACCAATTGGACATACTGAAATAAATATCTGTAACAGAATTGTTCGTAGCATACAAAACTTATTGGTCTGCCTATTTTAGTTCTCTCTTTTCCATGCCATTCTTAAGCAccaacggtttttttttacgaatttgagTCAAATATATATGTATTAATGAATactctccagttagtctagtgattAAGGTTATCaaacgccaatccggagacggcgggttcgattcccgttctggtcgggaaaaatttctcgactccttgggcatagtgtatccttgtatacttgccacacaatatacaaattcatgcaatggcaggcaaagaaagcccttcaattaatatctgtggaagtgctcgaagaacaccaagttgaagagaggcaggccaagttcgagTGGgaaccatacagaagaagaacttatgtgtctctgacaaatttttagccgctgaatccaaatccgattTGATaatatttgctccagcacgtcacaattttgagctatacctaaactgccgtgaatcgcatacttgtcccatttgcataggaaatccagcaaagatgggactgatatgcgattcacggcagtaaatttatagggcaaaatatgcgattttaggcttttttttgactgcaagccattaagcatagaaaattttttcaagcaatcaaatagtaaattggtcaattagcatctatattatcgactcatgcaaaatatttcgttttaccaaattaaacgatttgatggatccaaataaattttcaaacattttaaattggaatgttcgttctctaaatggcaaagaggatgagctactccattttttaacagtcaataatgtgcatattgcagttattactgaaacgtATTTAAAActtgggtcttcaatcaaacgagaCTCAAACTATTTCATTTATAGAAATGAttgcctagatggagcatgtggtggagttgctatcatcatTGACAGGCGCTTCAAGCACcacattttttcatcatttgaaaccaaagtttttgaaactttgggtgtttctgttgaaacaaacaaaacatactttcattgcggcctatttgccttttcaatgcactgacTAGCaaaaagattttcttaaggacagacttgttgggatcccaaaatggccgccacaatggccgagtttggcacctactcacgatttcgagcgcacaaatctcttcgtaaacaaaaccagtgcaccttatcttcttattttaagcttattacaagtgggcAAGacgagaataatgaaatgcactgttgtttgaagattgcttcttgagatttgtgcatttgaagttctaatgcactgttgaagcgtgatttcaagacgtttgtccttaaatctgatttgaaaaaaataactcGCAACaggatttttcataattggtaattttaatgcgaaacaccgtggaataatcttcagtccaattcaaacggcaggattttatttcatGAGTGCTCTTCatgatatttttctattcaaTATCCTGATAaacccacttgtttttcttctactTAAAATCCcttaactcttttttttttttttttatccaaacgTTTATTTAAAGGCCCACCCGCCGTGTTCAGCTTTACAGGGCCGATAATCATTTTTTACTACATGAAGTAAAACTAGCACCCTTCCCGCTTTTATTTTTCAAAGCACttttttctttcaaacaaaaatcaaCTGTTTCCCCGTGATCCGCGTTGAGGGAACACTGGTTTGCGCAAACTTTCTTGGCTTCGTTCGCCTTTCGATTCGATCGCCTGCGTTTGTTTGTCACTTCATTGTAGTCGCTTGATGAGCTTCCATTGTCCTCTACGTCCGTCCACTCGTCGTCGTTGTTTGTTTTTTGCTCTGCAGCAGTAGGTTTAGATGATGATGATTGCTCGCCGCTCAGCGGGGGAAAATCGTCCCGAGTAAACAGCTCGGTTGTAGCGACTGTTGCTGGGGCTGCGTCGGTGACTCCTCGTGGTTCTGTGTAATTTTTATTTGGATGTGCGGCTGGGCTGTACCGCCGACTTGGCTGGTGCGGATAGGATATTGTTGTGTTTTCGTTTGCGATGGATATGTTTGATGGTATGTCACGGAAGAGATTCATCCTTAGCACCCTTACGCCattaggaatccctgggaaatagTGTTTCCATGTTTCACTCCTAATAGAAATCACTTCTCCAAACTGCAACATACTTTCGGTGATAGCTTCGTTGCTCACCGTTGAAGGGAGGTCGTTAACGCGCACGGTAACCGCATCACCATCCACATACACAGGGATTTTGTATGCTTTATTGGAAGCAACAATTGTACGCTTACAATTGTGCTCCAATTGATAGCGCGAAGCAACCTTTTTGTCCACCATTTCGATCAGTACACAATTACGAGTATGGTGTAATTGTATACTCTTGACCAAAGCATAATCAAGATGAATTTCCGTTTCTAAGAATGCCTTTACTTTCCCAATATCGGGACGCACTGGAAGCACACTCACGTCGACAACTAAGACGTTTTCACGCGCAGCAGACATGATTTTTCGTCGATTTCCAATAGGTTTAAGAGAGGAGTATGAAACACGTCCGTCGTATGCGATTGCAGGCAATGAACTGAATCCCTTAACTCTTGATTTGGTTTTAACGACTCAAGTCAATTTTGTAGCCAATtggttactcatgctgactttgattctcaCCATCTTCCTGTaatatttcaaatttcccatgaagtgATCTATAATCCCATCAGCTCCACTTTCAgatatcacagagctgactgttATGTTATGAAACATACAtcaatagccatttagatgttaatgtttcattggaaacacagtttgatattgacaatgccctcgaaactttgactagtgcTATaatcgaagctagaagcgcatcaatacctaagtgtgaagtcaaattggTATGCAAAAATAGTACTGAATCATCTATTGTAGCATCTGTTACGTCAGAACTGAAATCTGTGGTGTCCATTGAAATGCTCAGCATGAGAGAAGATATGAAGTCTTTAGCTACAGCTATGGAATCGTCGCAAGAatttttgtcttcaaaatttgaagaaattcttcgtgaCTTTGCATTACTCAAAAAAGAAAATGTAATGCTGAAGCAGGAGTTGGAAGTGCTAAAACATTCCCAAGCGTCTTTGAAAACATCTTTGAATAAACAGGAAATGCACGTTGATAATGCCCACAAAGAAAAACAGCTTAACAACCTAGTATTTTTGGGTGTACCACCCTTGCCTTATGAAAATGTCCGCGACATCACAGCAAAAATTAGTTCAGCGGTTGGAGTTGAACTGAATTCCGATGACGTAGTAGCAGCTACTagaatagaggtaatcacgttcaaatgtatgcgtgccttttttgtagatgtagttgtgaaactgcgaggaaaatatttgcactcttgccccggacgttagttttatcattatttacccgttttacccaattcgattgggtaatatttgcatatgcaatctgaatagcctttcaatcggcgtgcacttttgtgtgaggaaaaacttgcgctagtgttcgtgtgttgaaatgtcacttatctctataggatCAACTAATTCTGCTAACTCACTTCCGCCAGTAAGAGTTGAATTCAAACGGAACTCAGTAAAAGAAGCATTACTTGAGAAGAAAAAGCAGTTTGGTGTTTTGTTGTCAACCCAAATCAATGAAAACCTATTATTCAATCAACAGCCTACCAAAATAACCGTTAGGAATGAATTAACCCCGTTTTCACTACAACTTTTGCGGTATGTGCGAGCCCAGCAAAAAGATCTAGGTTGGAAGTATATTTGGGTACGACGAAATGGATCTATATTGGTAAAAGTTGAGGAGAGATCTAAAACTGCGATTATCAGAAGTCATGACGACTTGGATAAACTTATTCGTCAATTCGGTGGGCAAAGTTTAAAGTCGAGTAATATGTACAACTGATGTTATTTACGTAATTGCTTTCTGTTTTTTGTTTTAGTATTGTTATTTTTCAATGGCTAATTCACTAAATTATTTTCACCACGATATCGATGATTTCAATAATTGTTATCCTGAAATCAACGACAACAAATTACGTATTTTACAGTGGAATGTTAGGGGTCTTAATGATATGCATAAATTTGATTCTGTTTTGCaaattttggaaatgtgtaagtcggcaccaacatttcaaaagggcgtaactgcatttacaaccaatgcctccTCACAAAgttgtggagcgtatcccatccctctcgagcaaaccactagcacaaatagaaagataaaatcctcctctttcgattaatggatgtgaattgcgtgtgATGAATGAAATatgacccacagctctgtgagaaggcattggttgcaaaagcagttacgcccttttgaagtgTTGGTGCCGAAGTTTTCTATTGATGTGATTGGTGAAACGTGGATAAGTAGCAGTAATAGTTCATTATATAAAATTCCTGGATATGTTAGTTGTTTTTCTTGTCGAAATCAGTCAAATGGTGGCCTAGCTGTGTTTGTCAAAAATAGTTTGTCCCAGAAGGTAATAAAAAATGATTGTCAGGATGGGTTCCATCACATACACGTTGAGGTAGAGGTTAGAGGAATATGTTATGATATTCATGGGTTTTACCGCCCTCCCTCTTATGATTTTGTCGATTTCAATGGTCAACTAGAGAATGTAATTGAATCTTTAAATTGTAATCGCTGTTGTCTAATTGTTAGTGATGTTAACGTGCCCGTTAATAATGCTAGCAACAATGCTGTGGTAAGATATAAAACATTGCTGGAATCCTATGGTTTTGTATGTTCGAACACCTTTGTCACTAGACCGGCCAGCGGTAATATCCTAGATCACGTGATTTGCAAATTAGACGACATTGGTAGGATGAGGAACGATACAATTGAAAATGATATTAGTGACCACTCTATCATAATTACCTCCCTGAATTTACCgtctaaaaacaaaatattttgcttaaaaaaagaaTAATTAACCATCGTCTTCTTGAAtacgaatttcaaaatttcctcacCAACATTGGCGATTTAGATGATGTAGATAACTGTTTAGAAAATATTATCGATAAATACTACTCATTACTTAATAATTGCACTAGAACGGTTTCCAAAAAAGCAAATGTTAAAAGTATTTTCTGTCCCTGGATGTCCTTTGATTTGTGGACTctgataaaattgaaaaacaattaccTCAAGCGTGTGAAAAGGAACCCATCCGACAACCTCCTGAAGGGAATGTTACATCACGTCTCAAGGAAAGTAGAAGCAACAAAAAAGCGTTGTAAACAACAGTATTATGAATCTCTTTTAAATAACACGCCCCACAGTAGGTTTTGGAAAAATCTTAAGCAAATTTTAGGAAACGAACCTAGTCAAAACAAAATAGAACTTTCCTATCAGGGTAGAAAAGTTTCTGATAATCTCGATATTTCtaatattttcaataattattTTTCATCCATTGGTAATAATTTGGCAGCTAACATAACTAGTAGCTCAAACTTTCCTTCTTCGATTGGACGTCGGGTTCCTGATTCAATATATTTGCACCCTGCTTCAGCAAATGAAATTCTTTTAATTATACGTGATTTAGAGAATAACAAAGCTTGCGGTCCAGATAATATACCtgtaaaaatagttaaaaataaTGCAGATACATTTGCTGTACTTCTACAGAACATGTTTAACAGCATCATTGAAACCGGAACCTACCCTAATGTTCTCAAGGTCGCCAAAGTAATCCCTATATTTAAATCAGGCGATTCAAACGATGTCGGAAATTATCGCCCAATATCAACTTTATCAGTGTTtaataaagtttttgaaaaactatTGGTAACAAGAATTTTGGATTTCTTTCATAAGCACGATGTCCTCTACAAACTGCAATATGGATTTAGGCAGGGCTGCAGTACGTTGATTGCTTGTCGATAGCATTTTAAATGAACTTGATAACAGAAAAATAGTTGGTGCTCTGTTCTTGGACCTAAAAAAAGCATTTGATACGCTTAATCacgaaattcttttgaagaaacTAGAAATGTATGGTATACGAGGGGTTGCAAACAATATCATTCGTAGTTATTTGGAGAACCGTAAACAGTTTGTTTCCATAAATGGCGTTCAATGTTCACAAAAACCCATTAACATAGGTGTCCCGCAGGGGAGTAATATTGGCCCGATATTATTTCTTGCTTATATAAATGACCTAGGAAATTTGCGGCTTCACGGAATCCCTAGATTGTTTGCAGATGATTCTGCACTGTTTTACCCGGGAAGTAATATTAACCATGTAGAAAAAAAGATATCGTCTTTGTGTGGCATTATGCGTCGTATTTCTTCTTTCGTAACTAGAAGAGCCCTTTTGTCGTTTTACTATGCTTATATTCATTCGCAGTTGAACTATTTGGTTTCCATTTGGGGAAGAGCATGTATTTCAAACTTGAAAAAACTGCAGGTTCTGCAAAATAGATGTCTAAAAATAATGTTCAACCGTCCCTTTCTTTATCCTACTATCATGCTGTATTCAAATCGTTCTCACAATATTTTACCTTTGGTAGCCTTATGCGATTTACAAACCCATCAACTAGTTTTCGATGTTCTGCACAGAACTGTTATGCACCACAACATACAATTTCCTCTAGTAGTAAATATATATGGAATCAGGCAAGCCAACAATTTGCAAAGAGTAAGAGCTACTACTAGTTTTGTACAAAAACGAATAAGATTTATCGGTCCAATGAATTTCAATCAGCTTCCTGTTGATTTGAAACAGTTAACAAACCGTAATACATTTAGAATAAAATTGAAAGTTTATATGAAATCCCAACTTACCGAAAACCAACTATGATCATGTTATCATCTGTTAAACCAACTTAagttaatttattattattatcatttgtAAATCCCTTAAAAGGAATATATATTCCACTGGGATGTTACATTTGTGTAATTTTTTATATCTATCCTGTTTCTTCTAGTTTAAAGTAATTCCAagcatagggtaagaaatcaaactttgaactagtcaaattgtaatcttaatttgaaccatttcgaaattcattaaaacgacgtactttttaggcaaata contains the following coding sequences:
- the LOC109398080 gene encoding uncharacterized protein LOC109398080, translated to MYIKSGHRFLSDKGQIVFPGPPTRSAFSFSYTNPPTTTTTTASTTTVAALPDSLLESDDESNFIDMWRSKSTSGSDMLSDKIQMFYIYITVTITSVFVLILLGIFGYMCYKRKGFQSIENQQDIETTRRQSSRRSQRSHSRNYSKECEAAENPGQTLLR